DNA sequence from the Calditrichota bacterium genome:
AAAGTATGAGTATTATTTGCAAATCAGGGCGAAATATCATAGCTCCACCAAAAAAGAAAAACAGGTCATATTAGACGGATTTTGTAACATCTGCGAGTATAATCGTAAATATGCCATTAGTTTGCTTAACAAGCCCCCAGCACAGGTATCACCAGAGAATCTCTCGCGTCGCGGTCGTAAGGCCATTTATGATCATGTGCTCATAAAGACTGTGCTCTTTGACATTTGGCAAGTAACGAATATGCCATGCTCCAAACGTCTCAAAGCACTTGTTGCGGAATGGGTGCCGTTTTATGAGCAGCACGAGCTATCCGACGAGATTGAACAGAAACTATTGTCGATTTCTGCGGCAACCATTGATCGGCTTCTTGCTCCTTGTCGGCGTCGCCATGGTAAAAAAGGCATGGCAACCACAAAGCCGGGATCGCTTTTGAAAAAGCATATTCCCATAAAGACCGATCAATGGAACGAACGAGAGCCTGGCTTTTTAGAGACAGATACCGTTGCGCATTGTGGCACTTCTATGGCTGGTATGTTTGCCTTTACGGTCAACAGCGTGGATATCTATTCCCAGTGGACCGCGCAACGAGCTGTCTGGGGCAAGGGCGAAAAAGGTGTTTTAGACGCTGTTTCCGACATCGAGAGCCAACTTCCCTTCCCCATAAAAGGATTTGATTGCGATAACGGCTCGGAGTTCTTGAATTGGCATTTAGTGCGACATTTTCAAGAACGAAAAAAGCCAGTCCAGTTTACCCGTTCTCGATCCTATCACAAAAATGACAATGCCCATGTGGAAAATAAAAACTGGACTCATATCAGGCAATATCTGGGATATGGTCGCTTTGATTCCCCACAGATCGTCGACATGCTTAATGATCTTTATCGAAACGAATGGTACTATTATTTTAATTTTTTTATCAGTAACGTCAAACTCATCGATAAAAAACGAGTGGATTCTAAAATTATTAAAAAATATGACAAACCACAAACACCATTTCACCGACTTATGGCCTCTCATGCTATTGACGAGGAAACAAAACAGAGACTACAGCATGAAAAAGAGACACTCAATCCCTTTGAAGTACAACGTCGCATGAAAAAGAAAATCGAGGACATCATGAAACTCGTTTATCAATAAAAAAACTATCAACCTTTTTCAATCTTTCATCAAAAAAAAATCAAAAAATGAAGGATAAAGAACAAATGAATAAGAAAACTAACAGACGACATTTCTACACACATTTCGGTTAGGTTTTATTTTGAGGCAATGGGTGCTGCCCAGTCGCGTCATTCATCGATAATTCTGGTCAAATCGATTTTTTTGGCGTTTGGCACGTCGCGACCCTCTAAATGAATACCTTTTTGCGCTAATTGCTTGAGACAAACGACATCCTCGTCGTTCACGTAAATGTACGGGGCGAGCCGACGTTTTCCGCGCTCATAATGCATGCCCCCGATGTTCACTCGAGCGAAAGAGAGGCCGGAATCCACTAAATTCAGCGCGTCCCGCGGAGATTCTAACAAGAGAATAATTTTTTCATTTTTGTATTTTTCTGTGCGGAGCGCGCGTACTGTCTGGTCCTTTGTCCAGACACAAATGCGCATGGGATGGGGAGCGATTTCTTCGGCGTTGGCGTACATTTCTCGTTCTATTTCTGATTTTGCTATTTCATCGTGGCACAAAATGATTTTTGTTGTTTTTAAATAACTCCCCCAGGCAATGACGACCTGCCCGTGCACAAGGCGGTCGTCAATGCGAATCAAATCTAAAGCCATTGCTCATTAGCTCCTTCGGTTAAAGCTTGGCAATTCCGCGCACCCCGTCATGGTAAACGGTCTCTGCCAACTCTGACAGCGAAAGACTGTTTCTCTTGCTCAAGAAAGAAATTACCATCGGGAGGTTCACTCCGGAAACAACTTGTACGTTTGATTTTTTGTTGGCGATCAGAACGGCGGCGTTCCAGCAAGATCCGCCGCGCAGGCTGGCCATGACGAGTACGCCATCGTCCCACGCTTCTTTTTCAATAATTTTCTCGACTTCGGACACAATTTCTTTCAATGAAAATGGCGTGGTTGACAGTGCGCGAATATTATCCGCTTTTCCCAGAATAGTTTCTGCTGCTGCAATGAGAGGTTGCGCCATAGGCCCGTGTGTGACGATGATTCCTCCGATCATTTGCCGATAGTCTCCAAAGTTTATTCCAGGTCAAAAAACAAATGGTCTCGCAATGTAGTGTTACTTTGGATTTTCTGCATCAAGCGATCATTAAATTCTTTGGCGGTAAATTCCCCGTATATTTTTAGTAATTGGTTCAAAGCGATTGTTTCAGCGATCACGGTAATATTTTTTCCGGGGAAAATGGGCAAGTGAATGACAGGGATTTTTACTCCCAAATAATCAATCATTTCTTCGTCCAGACCAGTGCGGTCGTATTCTTTGTCTTTGTCCCAATCTACCAGATTGAGCTCCACCTCCACTCTTTTTTGGAAACGAATAGAGCGAATGCCAAACATGGAACGAATGTCGATTATTCCCAGCCCCCGTATTTCCATGTGGTGAAGCAAAGTCTCGGTGCAACTGCCAATTAAAACTCCCTCGGTGCGGCGAATGAGATCGACTACATCGTCGGCGACTAAACGGTGGCCTCGCTCTACTAAATCAAGAGCCACTTCGCTTTTTCCGATGCCGCTGCGGCCGGTGACGAGCATTCCGATTCCGTAGACGTCGACCAGGGAGCCGTGAACTGTACGAAAAGGCGCAAATCTCTTCTCCAGATAACTGCTCAAAATTTGCGATACATGGGTCGTCGAGTACAAACTGCGCAAAACGGGAATTTTGCATTCAGTGGCAATTTTAAGAAAGTCAGAGCCAGGATGGTTGTTGTCTGTCACAATGATGCATGGTATTTTGAACGTAAGAACTTTTCTCAGGCTTAATTCCCGCTTGACCGGGCTGAGTTTTTCCAGGTACGCCAGTTCAGTATTACCAATAATCTGGATACGCCGATAAGTAAACACTTCAACAAACCCACTGAGCGCCAGGCCTGTTCGATGCAGCTCACGTTCGGTGATTTCATTATTTAATTCATCTTCACAATTGAGAATTTCAAGTTTTAATATGTTTTTTGTATCTTCGAATAATTCTTTTACTGTTAATGGCTTCATTTTCTTTATCGCTTATTTCCAATAAAAAACCTGCCTCACGAAAGTCTTCATAAGGCAGGTTGCGATGAACAGTTATCATTCAACTTCTTTAGTTGCATAAGTTTGAAATTTTTTCTCTTTGTAACGTTTAAGCTGCCGTTCCATTTTATCAACAGCCAAATCAATGGACTTGCGTATTTCTTCTGATTTTTCCATCACCGTCAACTGTTGTCCGTGGACGATCACATTGATTTCAGCGATTTGAATGTCTTTCTGATAATCTAACACAATTTCGCAACTGATAATGCCATCGAAAAACTTTTCCAACCTTTGCACTTCACTCTCAGCATACTCTTTGAGCCGCGGAGATGATTTGTAATGACGGGCAGTGAACGTTACTCTCATTGGATTCCTCCTCACGAGTTTAACCTTTATATCTCTATGAATTAAAGGAAATTAATCTTTATCAGCCCTCGGATGCGCTTGTTTGTAGATTTTTTTCAATCGCTCTGACGAGACATGCGTGTAAATTTGTGTTGTTGACAAACTGGAGTGTCCCAGTAGTTCCTTCACAGCCACTAAATCCGCGCCGGCGTCCAACAAATGGGTGGCAAATGAATGCCTGAGACTGTGAGGATGCGCGCCCGAAGACGTAACTAAATGCAAATATTTTGCCACGCGACGTTGGATCCCGCGGAGCGACAATTTTTTTCCGTATTGGTTCAATAAAAGATAATTGTTTGAATTTTGATCGGAAATCTTGGCAAGCAATTCAAGCCGGCGTTGAAGATAGGCCCGAATAGATGACTTTGCGATTTTGCCCAAGGGAACGAGTCGTTCTTTTTTTCCTTTTCCCAACACACGTATCAAATCATTCACCATATCTATATCAGAGATCCTTATATTAGCTAACTCATTTAATCGAATGCCGGTTCCATAAAATAATTCAAATATTGCCCGGTCGCGCAATCCGATGACGTCGCTGGCGTCGATAAGTTCAATCGCTTCTTTGATTTGTTCGTAACTGATCGTCGTGGGAATTTTTTTCTCTGTTTTCAAAGAATACAAGCCAATTGCCGGATTGCTTTTTATAAATTGATTGACAAATAAAAATTTGAAGAAGGATTTCAAACAGGCAATTTTGCGATTCAGGGTAGTTGCGCGAAAGTCGCGCTTTTTCAAATTTGCCAGAAACGACCTTAATTTTTGGCGGTCGATATCGGCGGGTGAACAGCGGTTTAGTCCGAAATTTTTCTCCAAAAAATCGTAAAATTGCTGCAAATCATGGCTATACGCGGTGATGGTATGCGTGGAATAGGATCGTTCCGATTTGAGGTAATTCAAATATTGATCGAAAATCAAATCCCAATTTTTTGTGGCGCTATTTTTATTTTCAAGAGCTTTGTTCATATTTTGTCTTACATTTTGGACAATAGAGATAATTGCCAATAGATTTATTATAGCGCTCTTCGAGATAGGGGGAACCGCAATTTTCGCATTGTTTTGCTATCGGTTTGTACCAGGTGGCAAAATCGCATTTCGGATAGCGATTGCATCCGTAAAAAATTTTGCCCCGACGAGAACGACGTTCAACAATCATGCCATCGCAGCCTTCTTTGGGACAAGGCACTCCGATGGTAAATGATTTGACGTTGTTGCACTCCGGATAGCCGGAACAGGCTAAAAATCTACCGTAGCGCCCGTTTTTTACCACCATCGGGCGTCCGCATTTTTCGCAGATTTCATCGGTAGTGACAATTTCATTCTCATCGATAGGCTTGGTGTAGCGACAGTCCGGATAGCCGCTGCAGCCGATAAATTTTCCGTTTCTGCCCCAGCGGACAATCAGTGGCTTGCCGCATTGGGGACATTTTTCATCGGTATCTTCAATTAACGAGTCGCGGATGTCGTCTTTCTTGGATTTTACTTCCGCCAGCGCTTTTTCAAATGGCTGGTAAAAATCCCGGATCACGGTCAGATAATCTTTTTCCGCCGCCTCAATCCGATCCAATTCGTTTTCCATTTCCGCCGTAAATTTGGTGTTAAAAATCGCCGGGAAATTTTTCACCAAAATGTCGCAGACCGTGAAACCAAGTTCTGTGGGTACGAGCTGCCGAGCGTTTCTTTCGATATATTTTCGCGCCAGCAGCGTGCTAATTATCAGAGCGTAAGTGCTAGGTCTCCCAATTCCTTGATTGTCCAATTCTTTGACCAGACTGCTCTCTGCGTATCGGGCCGGCGGTTTGGTAAAATGTTGTTTCGGAAAAAGATCCAGCAAAGCTAATTTTTCGTTAATAGTTAAATCCTTGGGAATCTTGGTGATAGGGATTTTGCCGTTGTTTTCTTTGCCATCTTTTTCAGCCTTTTCCTCAAAATCGTCGAACGCCTGCAAAAAGCCACGAAATACAATCACTGATCCGGTAGTGCGGAAAAGGTAATCTTCAGAAATATCATTTTGCGAAAGCTGGCCCGCTTTAATGTCAATCGTAGTCTGATCCAGAACAGCATCGCTCATCTGACTGGCAAGGAAGCGATTCCAGATGAGTTCGTAGAGCTTAAATTGCTCCTTTGTCAAATATCGTTTGATTTTTTTGGGCACGAGTTTCATGGAAGTCGGCCGAATCGCCTCGTGGGCGTCCTGGGCGCCTTTTTTGAGCTTGTAAAAACGAGGTTTTGGGGGCACATATTCCGTGCCGTAGGATTTGCTGATATAATCTCTGGCGGCGGCTACCGCTTCGCCGGCGATTCTCACAGAATCGGTTCTCATGTAAGTAATGAGACCCACGCTGCCTTCGGCGCCCAACTCTATTCCTTCGTACAGTTGCTGCGCGATAGCCATGATTCGTCTCGATGTATAGCCGAGCCGTTTTGCCGCTTCCTGCTGCATCGTGCTCGTTGTGAATGGCGCATAAGGCTTGCGCGTGACTTTTTTCTTTTTGATGCTTTTAACGGCAAAAGTTTTTGTTTCTAAATCAGCGACGATTCCTTTTGCCTGTTTTTCATTGACGATTTTCGGTTTCTTTTTTTCGATGGCGATTAAGTTTGACAGGAAGGGCTCGCTGCTTTTCCCCTGGATCCGGGCGGCGATTGTCCAGTATTCTTCGGGAACAAAGGCCTGAA
Encoded proteins:
- a CDS encoding transposase family protein → MSSKAKYEYYLQIRAKYHSSTKKEKQVILDGFCNICEYNRKYAISLLNKPPAQVSPENLSRRGRKAIYDHVLIKTVLFDIWQVTNMPCSKRLKALVAEWVPFYEQHELSDEIEQKLLSISAATIDRLLAPCRRRHGKKGMATTKPGSLLKKHIPIKTDQWNEREPGFLETDTVAHCGTSMAGMFAFTVNSVDIYSQWTAQRAVWGKGEKGVLDAVSDIESQLPFPIKGFDCDNGSEFLNWHLVRHFQERKKPVQFTRSRSYHKNDNAHVENKNWTHIRQYLGYGRFDSPQIVDMLNDLYRNEWYYYFNFFISNVKLIDKKRVDSKIIKKYDKPQTPFHRLMASHAIDEETKQRLQHEKETLNPFEVQRRMKKKIEDIMKLVYQ
- a CDS encoding PTS sugar transporter subunit IIB — protein: MALDLIRIDDRLVHGQVVIAWGSYLKTTKIILCHDEIAKSEIEREMYANAEEIAPHPMRICVWTKDQTVRALRTEKYKNEKIILLLESPRDALNLVDSGLSFARVNIGGMHYERGKRRLAPYIYVNDEDVVCLKQLAQKGIHLEGRDVPNAKKIDLTRIIDE
- a CDS encoding PTS sugar transporter subunit IIA, with protein sequence MIGGIIVTHGPMAQPLIAAAETILGKADNIRALSTTPFSLKEIVSEVEKIIEKEAWDDGVLVMASLRGGSCWNAAVLIANKKSNVQVVSGVNLPMVISFLSKRNSLSLSELAETVYHDGVRGIAKL
- a CDS encoding HPr kinase/phosphorylase; the protein is MKPLTVKELFEDTKNILKLEILNCEDELNNEITERELHRTGLALSGFVEVFTYRRIQIIGNTELAYLEKLSPVKRELSLRKVLTFKIPCIIVTDNNHPGSDFLKIATECKIPVLRSLYSTTHVSQILSSYLEKRFAPFRTVHGSLVDVYGIGMLVTGRSGIGKSEVALDLVERGHRLVADDVVDLIRRTEGVLIGSCTETLLHHMEIRGLGIIDIRSMFGIRSIRFQKRVEVELNLVDWDKDKEYDRTGLDEEMIDYLGVKIPVIHLPIFPGKNITVIAETIALNQLLKIYGEFTAKEFNDRLMQKIQSNTTLRDHLFFDLE
- the raiA gene encoding ribosome-associated translation inhibitor RaiA, producing the protein MRVTFTARHYKSSPRLKEYAESEVQRLEKFFDGIISCEIVLDYQKDIQIAEINVIVHGQQLTVMEKSEEIRKSIDLAVDKMERQLKRYKEKKFQTYATKEVE
- a CDS encoding tyrosine recombinase XerC, translated to MNKALENKNSATKNWDLIFDQYLNYLKSERSYSTHTITAYSHDLQQFYDFLEKNFGLNRCSPADIDRQKLRSFLANLKKRDFRATTLNRKIACLKSFFKFLFVNQFIKSNPAIGLYSLKTEKKIPTTISYEQIKEAIELIDASDVIGLRDRAIFELFYGTGIRLNELANIRISDIDMVNDLIRVLGKGKKERLVPLGKIAKSSIRAYLQRRLELLAKISDQNSNNYLLLNQYGKKLSLRGIQRRVAKYLHLVTSSGAHPHSLRHSFATHLLDAGADLVAVKELLGHSSLSTTQIYTHVSSERLKKIYKQAHPRADKD
- the topA gene encoding type I DNA topoisomerase, encoding MPKSVVIVESVAKTKTIKKFLGRNYQVLPSVGHIKDLPKQKLGIDIDDGFQPQYITIRGKGKILNELKKAAANADQVFLATDPDREGEAIAWHIYEELKKKNPNIHRILFNEITEHAVVEAINHPLTISTQKVEAQKARRVLDRLVGYQISPILWQTIYRGLSAGRVQSVALRMIVEREREIQAFVPEEYWTIAARIQGKSSEPFLSNLIAIEKKKPKIVNEKQAKGIVADLETKTFAVKSIKKKKVTRKPYAPFTTSTMQQEAAKRLGYTSRRIMAIAQQLYEGIELGAEGSVGLITYMRTDSVRIAGEAVAAARDYISKSYGTEYVPPKPRFYKLKKGAQDAHEAIRPTSMKLVPKKIKRYLTKEQFKLYELIWNRFLASQMSDAVLDQTTIDIKAGQLSQNDISEDYLFRTTGSVIVFRGFLQAFDDFEEKAEKDGKENNGKIPITKIPKDLTINEKLALLDLFPKQHFTKPPARYAESSLVKELDNQGIGRPSTYALIISTLLARKYIERNARQLVPTELGFTVCDILVKNFPAIFNTKFTAEMENELDRIEAAEKDYLTVIRDFYQPFEKALAEVKSKKDDIRDSLIEDTDEKCPQCGKPLIVRWGRNGKFIGCSGYPDCRYTKPIDENEIVTTDEICEKCGRPMVVKNGRYGRFLACSGYPECNNVKSFTIGVPCPKEGCDGMIVERRSRRGKIFYGCNRYPKCDFATWYKPIAKQCENCGSPYLEERYNKSIGNYLYCPKCKTKYEQSS